In a genomic window of Sporosarcina trichiuri:
- a CDS encoding NUDIX domain-containing protein — translation MLTFEDLKGSRVELIFGEQELEARHVLVVLKHDGKWLLTEHVIRGTEFPGGKAEPGETIEDAAVREVKEETGVTIGRPEKFAEYVVYTEPPFCKAVFTADVAAIDEDPELYETNGAVWMTDEELDSCVTLSFHMKDEGMHKLREWVIRHDE, via the coding sequence GTGTTGACGTTTGAAGATTTGAAAGGCAGCCGCGTTGAGCTCATTTTCGGTGAACAGGAACTCGAAGCAAGGCACGTGCTCGTCGTCCTGAAACACGACGGGAAGTGGCTGCTGACTGAGCATGTTATCCGGGGTACCGAGTTTCCTGGAGGAAAAGCGGAGCCGGGGGAGACGATCGAGGACGCAGCAGTTCGGGAAGTGAAGGAAGAGACAGGTGTGACGATCGGCCGTCCTGAAAAATTTGCCGAGTATGTCGTTTACACCGAGCCGCCGTTCTGCAAGGCGGTCTTCACGGCAGACGTTGCTGCGATCGACGAGGATCCGGAACTGTACGAAACGAACGGTGCTGTATGGATGACCGATGAGGAGCTCGATTCCTGCGTGACACTGAGCTTCCACATGAAAGACGAAGGGATGCATAAGCTCAGGGAGTGGGTGATACGTCATGATGAATGA
- a CDS encoding alpha/beta hydrolase family protein: MMNDAEIVSYRVYPSPNASVELTEITYMSGGMKVKGLLAEPKQEGEFEGIVYMRGGIQHVGMVRPARVAQFASRGFVVFAPYYRGNRGGEGRDEFGGADLQDAVSAVDVLKQSTKWKDGRIHLFSFSRGGLMALWTAILREDITSTVHWAGVSDVVFTYKEREDMRRMMKRVIGGSPNSAPDAYRERTALFRVGEIDARVLIIHGLKDENVSPEQSIMLEDALREAQKPVETWYFPDYTHHFPSWHNAQIVRDLTDWMKAQ, from the coding sequence ATGATGAATGATGCGGAGATTGTCTCATACCGGGTATATCCTTCCCCGAACGCATCTGTGGAACTTACGGAGATCACCTACATGTCCGGCGGTATGAAAGTGAAGGGGCTACTTGCGGAACCGAAGCAGGAAGGGGAATTCGAGGGCATCGTCTATATGCGCGGCGGAATCCAGCATGTCGGCATGGTGCGGCCTGCCCGTGTCGCCCAGTTCGCAAGCCGGGGATTCGTCGTGTTCGCCCCGTATTACCGCGGCAACCGCGGCGGGGAAGGCCGCGATGAATTCGGCGGCGCGGATCTGCAGGATGCTGTCAGTGCAGTCGATGTCCTGAAACAGAGCACCAAATGGAAAGACGGCCGGATACACCTGTTTTCGTTTTCCCGCGGCGGTCTGATGGCGCTCTGGACAGCGATCCTCAGGGAGGATATCACTTCCACCGTCCATTGGGCGGGGGTGTCCGACGTCGTCTTCACTTACAAAGAGCGGGAAGACATGCGCAGGATGATGAAGCGGGTCATCGGCGGGTCCCCGAACAGTGCGCCGGATGCATACCGGGAACGGACAGCCTTGTTCCGAGTCGGTGAGATAGACGCACGTGTCCTGATCATCCACGGGCTGAAAGACGAGAACGTTTCGCCTGAGCAGTCCATCATGCTGGAGGACGCCCTCAGGGAAGCGCAGAAACCTGTGGAAACCTGGTATTTCCCGGACTACACCCACCATTTCCCTTCCTGGCACAATGCACAGATCGTCCGTGATCTGACGGATTGGATGAAAGCACAATAA
- the pckA gene encoding phosphoenolpyruvate carboxykinase (ATP), with amino-acid sequence MISAKLDNGLKELLSGPTVTMQPSVPVLVEKAVSRGEAKLSADGAVTAQTGKYTGRSPKDRYIVEATPSKENIDWGSVNRPISEDHFDSLYHKVLGHLKAKDELFVFKGFAGADKSSQLSIQVVNEYAWQNLFVHQLFIRPTEEELKTHEAQFTILAAPSFKADPAVDGTDSETFVIISLEKRVVLIGGTEYAGEMKKSIFSVMNYLLPENGILSMHCSANVGEDGDSALFFGLSGTGKTTLSADANRKLIGDDEHGWSDHGIFNIEGGCYAKCINLSPEKEPEIYGAIQFGTVLENVVLDKDTRIPDYDDNTLTENTRAAYPIGNIDNIVLPSVAGHPKTIIFLTADAFGVLPPISKLTKEQAMYHFLSGFTSKLAGTERGITSPEATFSTCFGSPFLPLPATVYADMLGKKIDEHGSRVFLVNTGWTGGAYGVGKRMDLKHTRTMVRAALSGELDTAETETSATFGLQIPTAIEGVPAEVLNPRNAWSNPADYDAKAKELADLFKENFKKFDHVSPEIIQKGGPII; translated from the coding sequence ATGATTTCAGCGAAACTTGATAATGGACTCAAAGAGCTTCTTTCCGGACCAACCGTCACCATGCAGCCGTCAGTGCCTGTATTGGTTGAAAAGGCAGTGTCCCGCGGAGAGGCAAAGCTGTCAGCCGATGGAGCCGTTACAGCGCAGACCGGTAAATACACCGGCCGTTCACCTAAAGACCGTTACATAGTGGAAGCGACCCCTTCCAAAGAGAACATCGACTGGGGTTCTGTGAATCGTCCGATTTCCGAGGACCATTTCGATTCATTGTACCACAAAGTGCTCGGCCACCTGAAAGCAAAAGATGAGCTCTTCGTCTTCAAAGGCTTCGCAGGTGCCGACAAATCATCACAACTTTCCATCCAGGTCGTCAACGAGTATGCCTGGCAGAACCTGTTTGTCCACCAGCTGTTCATCCGGCCGACGGAAGAGGAACTGAAGACGCATGAGGCTCAGTTCACGATCCTGGCTGCCCCTTCGTTCAAAGCGGATCCTGCAGTCGATGGAACGGATTCCGAGACGTTCGTGATCATCTCCCTCGAAAAGCGAGTCGTCCTGATCGGCGGAACCGAATATGCGGGAGAGATGAAGAAATCCATCTTCTCTGTTATGAACTATCTGCTTCCTGAAAACGGGATCCTGTCCATGCACTGCTCAGCAAACGTCGGAGAAGACGGCGATTCCGCATTATTCTTCGGTTTGTCCGGGACAGGAAAGACAACCCTTTCAGCAGATGCGAACCGCAAGCTGATCGGTGATGACGAGCATGGCTGGTCGGATCACGGCATCTTCAATATCGAAGGCGGATGTTATGCGAAGTGCATTAACCTCTCCCCTGAGAAGGAGCCTGAAATCTATGGTGCGATCCAATTCGGCACAGTTCTCGAAAACGTCGTGCTCGATAAAGATACACGCATCCCGGACTACGATGACAACACGCTGACCGAAAATACGCGGGCTGCCTATCCGATCGGCAACATCGACAACATCGTCCTGCCGTCCGTGGCAGGCCACCCGAAAACAATCATCTTCCTGACTGCGGATGCGTTCGGCGTCCTCCCTCCGATCTCAAAGCTGACGAAGGAGCAGGCGATGTACCACTTCCTGAGCGGTTTCACATCCAAGCTCGCCGGAACGGAACGCGGCATCACATCTCCGGAAGCGACATTCTCGACATGCTTCGGATCCCCATTCCTCCCGCTTCCTGCAACGGTCTATGCCGATATGCTCGGGAAGAAGATCGATGAGCACGGCTCCCGTGTGTTCCTGGTCAACACAGGCTGGACGGGCGGCGCATACGGTGTCGGCAAACGGATGGACTTGAAGCATACCCGTACGATGGTGCGCGCAGCACTGTCCGGAGAGCTCGATACTGCGGAAACGGAAACGTCCGCTACGTTCGGTCTTCAGATTCCGACAGCAATCGAAGGCGTGCCTGCCGAAGTGCTGAACCCGCGGAACGCTTGGAGCAATCCGGCTGACTACGATGCCAAAGCAAAAGAGCTTGCGGACCTGTTCAAGGAGAACTTCAAGAAATTCGATCACGTTTCACCTGAGATCATCCAAAAAGGCGGTCCGATCATCTGA
- the metK gene encoding methionine adenosyltransferase, translating into MTNRRLFTSESVTEGHPDKMCDQISDAILDAIIAEDPNARVACETTITTGLVLVIGEITTTTYVDIPKVVRETVKEIGYTRAKFGFDYETSSVLTSIDEQSPDIAASVDVALEAREGQMDDEELEAIGAGDQGLMFGFACNETEELMPLPISLAHKLSRQLTKVRKDETLDYLRPDGKTQVTIEYDGDNQPVRVDTIVTSTQHHPEVTLERLQHDIRQYVIDAVVPAHLLDEETKYFINPSGRFVIGGPQGDAGLTGRKIIVDTYGGYARHGGGAFSGKDATKVDRSASYAARYVAKNLVAAGLADRCEVQLAYAIGVAKPVSISVDTFGTGQLSEDVLVELVRKHFDLRPAGIIKMLDLRRPIYKQTAAYGHFGRTDVDLPWERTDKAETLRAGAVHAGRTL; encoded by the coding sequence ATGACTAATCGGCGGCTGTTCACTTCAGAGTCGGTAACGGAAGGCCATCCGGACAAAATGTGCGACCAGATTTCAGATGCGATCCTGGATGCCATCATCGCAGAGGATCCGAATGCACGGGTGGCATGCGAAACAACAATTACGACAGGTCTCGTGCTGGTGATCGGTGAAATCACGACGACGACCTATGTCGACATCCCGAAAGTGGTCCGGGAAACCGTCAAGGAGATCGGCTACACACGTGCGAAATTCGGCTTTGACTACGAGACATCATCCGTCCTGACGTCAATCGACGAACAATCACCGGATATTGCGGCGAGTGTGGATGTCGCCCTCGAAGCGAGGGAAGGGCAGATGGACGACGAAGAACTGGAAGCGATCGGTGCTGGGGATCAGGGCCTGATGTTCGGCTTTGCGTGCAACGAAACGGAAGAGCTCATGCCGCTGCCGATCAGCCTGGCGCACAAGCTGTCGCGCCAGCTCACGAAGGTCCGGAAAGACGAAACCCTCGATTACTTGCGGCCGGACGGCAAGACGCAAGTGACGATCGAGTATGACGGGGACAACCAACCGGTGCGTGTCGATACGATCGTCACATCGACACAGCACCACCCGGAGGTGACGCTCGAGCGCCTGCAGCACGATATCCGGCAGTATGTCATCGACGCGGTCGTGCCTGCGCATCTGCTTGATGAGGAGACGAAGTATTTCATCAACCCGTCAGGCCGTTTCGTCATCGGCGGACCGCAGGGGGATGCCGGCTTGACCGGACGCAAGATCATCGTCGACACGTACGGCGGCTATGCCCGCCACGGCGGCGGTGCCTTCTCGGGCAAGGATGCGACGAAAGTGGACCGCTCGGCTTCGTATGCGGCCCGCTACGTGGCGAAGAACCTGGTCGCTGCAGGGCTTGCCGACCGCTGTGAAGTGCAGCTTGCGTATGCAATCGGTGTTGCGAAACCTGTGTCGATCTCCGTGGATACGTTCGGCACCGGTCAGCTGTCCGAAGATGTACTGGTGGAACTCGTCAGGAAGCATTTCGATCTCCGGCCTGCCGGGATCATCAAGATGCTCGACCTGCGCCGTCCGATTTACAAGCAGACGGCCGCCTATGGCCACTTCGGCAGAACGGATGTCGATCTGCCGTGGGAACGCACCGACAAAGCGGAGACGCTGAGAGCAGGAGCGGTCCATGCCGGCCGGACGCTATGA
- a CDS encoding gamma carbonic anhydrase, whose amino-acid sequence MIYPYNEVTPVLDESVFVADHAVITGDVEIGAGSSVWFSTVIRGDVAPTRIGRNVSIQDLSCLHQSPGTPLIIEDDVTIGHKVTLHSCTVKKGALVGMGSIVLDGAVIGEGAFLGAGSLVPPGKTIPPGMLALGSPAKVVRELNEADRADMARITASYVEKGQSYKRMQQKS is encoded by the coding sequence ATGATCTATCCATATAATGAAGTCACACCGGTCCTTGACGAATCGGTATTTGTCGCCGACCATGCCGTCATCACCGGCGATGTCGAGATCGGTGCGGGATCATCCGTCTGGTTCAGCACAGTCATCCGGGGTGACGTTGCACCGACCCGTATCGGCAGGAACGTCAGTATCCAGGATCTGTCCTGCCTGCACCAGAGCCCGGGCACCCCGCTTATCATAGAAGATGACGTCACCATCGGCCATAAGGTTACATTGCACAGCTGCACTGTCAAAAAAGGGGCATTGGTCGGAATGGGATCTATCGTCCTGGACGGCGCGGTTATCGGAGAAGGTGCATTCCTAGGCGCAGGCAGCCTGGTGCCGCCGGGAAAAACAATCCCTCCCGGCATGCTCGCACTTGGCTCCCCAGCAAAAGTCGTACGGGAGCTGAACGAAGCGGACCGGGCGGATATGGCGCGTATCACCGCGAGCTATGTGGAAAAGGGACAATCGTATAAGCGGATGCAGCAGAAGAGCTGA
- a CDS encoding alpha/beta hydrolase: protein MWKWEADGQAKAVVVIVHSAYENHHRHAWLIQQFRISGFDVITGDLPGHGPDDKGSPHGESFDDYMEFTGKMIEAALKETVPVFVVGHGLGAVMVIRTLQRRQLECAGVILSSPWLVLKHQPPKFSSMLTRIAGSMKLDHGITYDMLSRNEEERPKTRHAPEVRSIVTGSWYKEMAAFTKGAVQSEKPVQDVPMLIHTAGADRLTDIRETKKWLKRQPLTEFQFKEWRGFYHDVYLEPEREEVFQYTKSFIDNGLRSLGYVIEN, encoded by the coding sequence ATGTGGAAATGGGAAGCGGACGGCCAGGCGAAAGCGGTTGTCGTGATCGTGCACAGTGCGTATGAAAATCATCATCGCCATGCCTGGCTCATCCAGCAGTTCCGTATCTCGGGCTTTGATGTCATCACCGGGGACCTTCCCGGTCACGGACCGGATGACAAAGGCAGTCCGCACGGCGAGTCTTTCGATGACTATATGGAATTCACGGGTAAAATGATCGAGGCGGCACTGAAGGAGACGGTGCCTGTATTTGTAGTGGGGCATGGGCTAGGAGCCGTGATGGTGATCCGGACGCTGCAGCGAAGACAGTTGGAGTGCGCCGGAGTCATCCTCAGTTCGCCATGGCTCGTGCTCAAACACCAGCCGCCGAAATTTTCGTCGATGCTGACGCGTATCGCTGGATCCATGAAGCTGGACCACGGTATCACATACGATATGCTGTCGAGGAATGAGGAGGAACGGCCGAAGACACGCCATGCGCCAGAAGTCCGGTCAATTGTCACCGGGAGCTGGTATAAGGAGATGGCGGCGTTCACAAAAGGGGCCGTCCAATCCGAAAAGCCGGTGCAGGACGTGCCGATGCTCATCCATACAGCGGGTGCAGACCGTCTGACGGACATCCGGGAAACGAAAAAATGGCTGAAGCGCCAGCCGCTGACTGAATTTCAATTCAAGGAATGGCGCGGTTTTTATCACGATGTCTATCTGGAGCCTGAACGGGAAGAAGTGTTCCAGTATACGAAATCATTCATCGATAACGGCCTGCGCTCGCTTGGCTATGTGATAGAGAACTGA
- the lepB gene encoding signal peptidase I: MEEGTKKEFWSWGKSLVAAVIIAIIVRQFLFTPVIVSGESMEPTYHDRNRVVISKISSLDHFDKVVFHAPNAEEDFIKRVIGLPGDTVVMKDDVLTINGKQYPEHYLDTNKAALPEGQNLTQDFEVTVPEGQLFVMGDNRTNSMDSRIFGSIDEDSVVGKVKFRFFPLTQIGSPE, encoded by the coding sequence ATGGAAGAAGGAACAAAGAAAGAATTTTGGTCATGGGGGAAATCCCTGGTCGCCGCAGTCATCATCGCAATCATCGTCCGGCAATTCCTATTCACGCCGGTCATCGTCTCCGGCGAGTCGATGGAGCCGACCTACCATGACCGGAACCGTGTCGTCATTTCAAAAATTTCATCACTCGATCATTTCGATAAAGTCGTATTCCATGCGCCGAATGCTGAAGAAGATTTCATCAAACGGGTTATCGGACTGCCGGGCGATACGGTCGTCATGAAAGATGATGTCCTCACCATCAACGGCAAGCAGTATCCGGAGCATTATCTGGACACCAACAAAGCAGCTCTGCCGGAGGGCCAGAACCTTACACAGGATTTCGAAGTGACCGTGCCGGAAGGCCAGCTGTTTGTGATGGGAGACAACCGGACGAACAGCATGGACAGCCGTATCTTCGGCAGCATCGATGAAGATTCGGTCGTCGGCAAGGTGAAGTTCCGGTTCTTCCCGCTAACCCAGATCGGCAGTCCGGAATAA
- a CDS encoding ATP-dependent helicase, with amino-acid sequence MEDFFERKQQQLSIRLNDVQQEAVRTAEGPMLLLACPGSGKTTTIIMKIGYLIEELAVNPRRIKAITFSKASAIDMKQRFGSLFPDLPPADFSTIHSMAFSIVKKWLAKQGSSFTLLEGYAKQKLLKTACRTVLKENGTDDQVTALSTYLSLMKNRMIPADSWSPKLEPFEQAAAIARKYEQMKGEQAGPKLLDFDDLLLTAEEAMRVDDSLAGEFQGKYDYVLTDESQDTSFVQHKLVEHLTAMHGNLCVVADDDQSIYSWRGADPDYLLDFKLVYPDAKLLSMEQNYRSSREIVGLSAEFIRRNKKRWPKEMKTDNGEKGDVSLRRFDDTKRQVDYVIYELLAETDLSETAILFRNNASSTPFVNELHRRGIPFYMKDADDQFFSHWVVEDVLNFMRLSFNWERKDLFAKVAGKMNLFISRSALTAFAVSTLPGNVFEAYRQSAVLKESQVRKLEEYEAAYRKIPDMRPAQIIRMIRYELGYEESLVSMSSKFGYRADSLKGILDTLESIAEQTRTMIEFADQLKTLEQAVQEAKKQPDGQAVTLSTFHSAKGLEFRRVFMVDLVKGVIPSDEDLDNRHALEEARRLFYVGMTRAKERLELCSFASQDGKGKEDSRFLDEVRGILLPAKERNPSSKPAYSTIAPKSVPVNPDGIGELQQLHAGTLVKHRVFGKGEILEVGEESIEIRFAGTTKKLALQPVLEKRMLEMAEL; translated from the coding sequence ATGGAAGACTTTTTTGAACGGAAACAGCAGCAGCTGTCCATCCGGCTGAATGATGTCCAGCAGGAAGCCGTACGGACGGCAGAGGGCCCGATGCTGCTGCTGGCATGCCCGGGATCCGGGAAGACGACGACAATCATCATGAAGATCGGTTATCTGATCGAAGAACTTGCGGTCAATCCGCGACGCATCAAGGCGATCACGTTCAGCAAGGCATCCGCGATCGACATGAAACAGCGGTTCGGTTCACTGTTCCCCGATCTGCCGCCTGCCGACTTTTCCACCATACATAGCATGGCCTTCTCGATAGTTAAAAAGTGGCTGGCAAAGCAAGGAAGCAGCTTCACGCTCCTGGAAGGGTATGCGAAACAGAAACTGCTGAAAACCGCCTGCCGGACCGTCCTGAAGGAGAATGGGACCGATGACCAGGTCACTGCGCTGTCGACCTATCTTAGCCTGATGAAGAACCGGATGATCCCTGCGGACAGCTGGAGCCCGAAGTTGGAGCCGTTCGAACAGGCTGCAGCCATTGCAAGGAAATATGAGCAGATGAAAGGGGAGCAGGCTGGACCGAAGCTCCTCGATTTCGACGATCTGCTGCTGACAGCGGAAGAAGCGATGAGGGTCGACGACAGCCTGGCAGGGGAATTCCAAGGCAAATACGATTATGTCCTGACGGATGAAAGCCAGGACACTTCATTCGTCCAGCACAAACTGGTGGAGCATCTCACCGCCATGCACGGCAATCTCTGTGTCGTCGCGGATGATGACCAGTCGATCTATTCATGGCGTGGCGCGGACCCTGATTACCTGCTCGATTTCAAACTTGTCTACCCGGATGCCAAGCTGCTGTCCATGGAACAGAATTACCGGTCATCCCGGGAAATCGTCGGCCTGTCCGCCGAGTTCATCCGCCGGAACAAAAAACGCTGGCCAAAAGAGATGAAGACGGACAATGGAGAAAAGGGAGATGTCAGTCTCCGTCGGTTCGACGATACAAAGCGGCAGGTGGACTATGTGATTTACGAGCTTCTTGCTGAAACGGACTTGAGCGAAACGGCTATTTTGTTCCGCAACAATGCATCCTCCACTCCTTTCGTCAACGAACTGCACAGGAGGGGCATCCCGTTCTATATGAAGGATGCCGATGACCAGTTCTTTTCCCACTGGGTTGTGGAGGATGTCCTGAACTTCATGCGTCTCAGTTTCAATTGGGAACGGAAAGACCTTTTTGCAAAAGTGGCAGGAAAGATGAACCTCTTCATATCACGGAGCGCGCTGACCGCGTTCGCTGTGAGTACGCTGCCTGGCAATGTGTTCGAAGCGTACCGCCAGTCAGCAGTGCTGAAGGAAAGCCAGGTCCGCAAACTGGAAGAGTATGAGGCCGCCTACCGCAAGATCCCCGACATGCGGCCGGCGCAGATCATCCGGATGATCCGGTATGAGCTCGGCTATGAAGAGAGTCTGGTGAGTATGTCTTCGAAGTTCGGCTACCGGGCGGACAGCCTGAAGGGCATCCTGGATACACTCGAATCGATCGCGGAACAGACACGGACGATGATCGAATTCGCGGACCAGCTGAAAACACTCGAGCAGGCTGTACAGGAGGCGAAGAAACAGCCGGACGGACAGGCTGTGACACTGTCGACATTCCATTCCGCAAAAGGGCTGGAATTCCGCAGGGTGTTCATGGTGGATCTGGTCAAAGGCGTCATTCCGTCGGATGAAGACCTGGATAACCGTCATGCCCTCGAAGAGGCACGGCGCCTGTTCTATGTGGGGATGACGCGCGCGAAGGAGCGGCTTGAACTGTGTTCGTTCGCTTCGCAGGACGGCAAGGGGAAAGAAGACTCCAGATTCCTCGATGAAGTCCGGGGTATTCTTCTGCCTGCCAAAGAACGGAATCCGTCCTCCAAACCGGCATACAGCACGATTGCCCCGAAATCGGTCCCTGTCAATCCGGACGGCATCGGTGAGCTGCAGCAGCTGCATGCCGGCACGCTCGTGAAGCACCGGGTCTTCGGCAAAGGGGAGATCCTTGAAGTCGGGGAGGAGTCGATCGAGATCCGGTTCGCAGGAACGACCAAAAAATTGGCGCTGCAGCCGGTCCTGGAGAAGCGGATGCTGGAGATGGCGGAGCTATGA
- a CDS encoding fluoride efflux transporter FluC yields MKTYLAIGAAGALGALARTGISLLYPMTDGFPAGTFAVNIAGAFILCFLVERALQWTLVNRTAFDAISVGFLGSFTTFSTFSFETLSLVESDPVQALLYVGASLIAGLAAGSLGIVLGGRRQST; encoded by the coding sequence ATGAAGACCTATCTGGCAATCGGGGCGGCAGGTGCTCTCGGCGCACTCGCGAGGACGGGGATCAGCCTGCTGTACCCGATGACGGACGGCTTTCCAGCCGGCACGTTCGCCGTCAATATAGCAGGTGCGTTCATCCTCTGCTTCCTCGTCGAACGCGCACTGCAGTGGACACTTGTCAACAGGACGGCCTTCGACGCGATTTCCGTCGGCTTCCTCGGGTCGTTCACGACGTTTTCCACATTCAGCTTCGAGACGCTGTCGCTCGTTGAATCGGATCCCGTGCAGGCGCTGCTATACGTCGGGGCAAGTCTCATCGCCGGCTTGGCCGCCGGGTCACTCGGCATCGTACTTGGCGGAAGGAGGCAGAGCACATGA